The Crocosphaera sp. UHCC 0190 genome has a window encoding:
- the bioB gene encoding biotin synthase BioB: MVQISVSPPLTQSPPQETAQLKDWLQSIVQRIINGDRLNKTEALTLTQIEGKDNILLLCEAADQIRQACCGNVVDLCSIINVKSGNCSENCRFCSQSVHHQGEDSPIYGLKSSEEILAQAKAAEEAGAKRFCLVSQGRGPKYSSPKSGEFEQILETVRQITRETNIKPCCALGEVTLEQAQELKEAGVTRYNHNLEASENFYSDIVTTHSWGDRVETVKNLKAAGIQACTGGIMGMGETWEDRVDLALSLRELEVDSVPINLLNPREGTPLGHLPKLDVFEALKAIAIFRFILPEQILRYAGGREAVMGELQSLGLKSGINAMLIGHYLTTLGQPPEKDHAMLESLGLHGGEAPIPGEYQTQTNKTAH, from the coding sequence GTGGTTCAAATATCCGTCTCACCCCCTCTAACTCAGTCCCCACCGCAAGAAACAGCCCAATTAAAGGACTGGTTACAATCAATTGTACAAAGAATTATCAATGGCGATCGCCTCAACAAAACTGAAGCCTTAACCCTCACCCAAATAGAAGGCAAAGACAACATTTTATTATTGTGTGAAGCAGCAGATCAAATTCGTCAAGCCTGTTGCGGTAATGTGGTGGATTTATGTAGCATTATTAACGTTAAATCGGGTAATTGTTCGGAAAATTGCCGTTTTTGTTCCCAGTCAGTCCATCATCAAGGGGAAGACTCCCCCATCTATGGGTTAAAATCTTCAGAGGAAATTCTCGCCCAAGCAAAGGCAGCAGAAGAAGCAGGAGCAAAACGCTTTTGTTTAGTCAGTCAGGGACGGGGGCCAAAGTATAGTAGCCCGAAATCAGGGGAATTTGAGCAAATATTAGAAACAGTAAGACAAATAACCCGCGAAACCAATATTAAGCCCTGTTGCGCCTTGGGAGAAGTTACTTTAGAACAAGCACAGGAACTGAAAGAAGCAGGAGTTACCCGTTATAACCATAACCTAGAAGCCTCAGAAAACTTCTACAGCGACATCGTAACCACCCATAGCTGGGGCGATCGCGTGGAAACCGTCAAAAACCTCAAAGCTGCCGGAATACAAGCCTGTACAGGCGGTATTATGGGCATGGGAGAAACCTGGGAAGATCGGGTAGATCTCGCTTTATCCTTACGGGAATTAGAAGTAGACTCCGTTCCCATTAACCTCCTCAACCCCAGAGAAGGAACCCCTTTGGGCCATTTACCAAAATTAGATGTCTTTGAGGCATTGAAGGCGATCGCCATTTTCCGCTTTATCCTACCTGAGCAAATTCTCCGGTATGCCGGGGGCAGAGAGGCTGTTATGGGAGAATTACAGAGTCTAGGGTTAAAATCAGGAATTAATGCTATGCTGATTGGACATTACCTTACAACCCTGGGACAACCCCCAGAAAAAGATCACGCAATGCTAGAATCTTTAGGACTGCACGGGGGTGAAGCTCCAATTCCTGGTGAATATCAAACGCAAACGAACAAAACCGCTCACTAA
- a CDS encoding biotin transporter BioY: MNIKRKRTKPLTNQKSSSTVSFANEFLWAIIGLLLTVFSTFVEAFVTNMPWTWSEQGVHPLPLGVTFQVGAVLLTGCMGGKNAGLLAQVAYVFLGLFWHPVFAQGGGLDYWQQPSFGYILGFMPGAWLCGWMAFQTRTKLESLAIGGLSGLLVIHLCGLIYLVGLSFLSPITVPHNSLFEMIINYSVQPIPGQFVIVCAMAIIAFILRQILFY, encoded by the coding sequence GTGAATATCAAACGCAAACGAACAAAACCGCTCACTAATCAAAAATCCTCATCAACGGTGTCTTTTGCCAATGAATTTCTTTGGGCGATAATCGGCTTATTATTAACAGTTTTCAGCACCTTTGTTGAAGCTTTCGTTACTAATATGCCCTGGACTTGGTCAGAACAAGGGGTTCATCCTTTACCCCTTGGGGTCACGTTTCAAGTTGGGGCTGTACTCCTAACGGGGTGTATGGGAGGGAAAAATGCGGGGTTACTCGCTCAAGTTGCCTATGTATTTTTAGGGCTATTTTGGCATCCTGTTTTTGCTCAAGGCGGGGGTTTAGATTATTGGCAGCAACCAAGTTTTGGTTATATTTTAGGCTTTATGCCTGGGGCTTGGCTTTGTGGTTGGATGGCATTTCAAACTAGGACAAAATTAGAATCTTTGGCCATCGGTGGACTGAGTGGGTTGTTAGTGATTCATCTTTGTGGCTTAATTTATTTAGTTGGTTTGTCTTTTTTAAGCCCTATAACTGTTCCTCATAACAGTCTATTCGAGATGATTATTAATTATTCTGTACAGCCTATTCCTGGTCAATTTGTGATTGTTTGTGCCATGGCAATTATTGCTTTTATTTTACGTCAAATTTTATTTTATTAA
- the lspA gene encoding signal peptidase II, whose product MKKNRWFWLVGLVGLIIDQITKYWVVQSFPDMGDTLPLWSGVFHITYVVNTGAAFSFFTGGAKWLRWLSLGVSLALMSFAWWGEKMRVTEQLGYGFILSGALGNGLDRFLFGYVVDFLDFRLINFPVFNFADVFINIGIVFLLIASFPPQSSPKSSH is encoded by the coding sequence ATGAAAAAAAATCGGTGGTTTTGGCTAGTAGGTTTGGTGGGTTTAATTATCGATCAAATCACTAAATATTGGGTAGTACAATCATTTCCTGACATGGGAGATACCTTACCTTTATGGTCAGGGGTTTTTCATATTACCTATGTCGTTAATACAGGGGCAGCTTTTAGTTTTTTTACCGGAGGAGCTAAATGGTTGCGTTGGCTTTCTTTAGGGGTGAGTTTAGCATTAATGTCTTTTGCTTGGTGGGGAGAAAAAATGAGGGTAACGGAACAATTAGGCTATGGTTTTATTTTATCCGGTGCATTAGGCAATGGGTTGGATCGTTTTTTGTTTGGCTATGTGGTAGATTTTTTAGACTTTCGTTTAATTAATTTTCCGGTGTTTAATTTTGCTGATGTTTTTATTAATATTGGTATTGTTTTTCTCTTAATTGCGAGTTTTCCCCCTCAGTCTTCTCCGAAATCATCTCATTAG
- a CDS encoding bifunctional oligoribonuclease/PAP phosphatase NrnA yields MKATLLTPTGNNNSPTKLPSALNKVEDENGTNTVPESGKGSQCLSLGKLAQKLQQTLESHRGERHIVVIQDFPDPDALSSAWAYQLMAQPYEIECDIVYAGTLSHQENIALVRLTGLPAKRWSVSTLKERDLSIYQGCVLVDSQGNTSQLMPYVKQAKIPIVIVVDHHTQQGNINAEFMDLRPKIRATATIIAQYLQAGLLDFNSNNPTHVKCATALMHGIRSDTNGLLQAQEEDLLAAAYLSRVYDPQLLNSVLQSARSGRVMDVIERSLKNRFIQNNFSIAGVGYLRYEDRDAIPQAADFLVTEENIHTALVYGIIHDQEHEIEVVIGSLRTNKLTLDPDEFLKEALGKDAQGRYYGGGREMAGGFEISMGFFGGGNDDSDYTKLKWELVDAQIKQKLLRLVNPKNQVIHA; encoded by the coding sequence ATGAAAGCAACCTTACTTACTCCTACGGGGAATAATAACTCACCCACCAAATTACCATCCGCCTTAAATAAAGTAGAAGACGAGAATGGGACAAATACTGTCCCAGAAAGTGGAAAGGGGAGTCAATGTCTATCCTTGGGGAAACTAGCACAAAAGCTACAACAAACCTTAGAATCTCACCGTGGTGAGCGTCATATCGTCGTTATCCAAGATTTTCCTGATCCTGATGCCCTTTCTAGTGCCTGGGCTTATCAATTGATGGCTCAGCCTTATGAGATTGAATGTGATATCGTTTACGCAGGTACCCTTTCTCACCAAGAAAATATTGCCCTTGTCAGACTGACAGGTTTACCCGCCAAACGGTGGAGTGTCAGCACCCTAAAAGAGCGGGATCTCTCCATTTATCAAGGTTGTGTCTTAGTAGACTCTCAGGGCAATACCAGCCAATTAATGCCCTATGTTAAACAGGCAAAAATCCCCATTGTGATCGTGGTAGATCATCATACACAACAGGGTAACATCAACGCCGAATTTATGGATTTGCGTCCCAAAATTCGCGCCACCGCCACCATTATCGCCCAATACCTACAAGCAGGGCTATTAGACTTTAATAGTAATAACCCCACTCATGTCAAGTGTGCTACAGCGTTGATGCACGGTATTCGCTCTGATACCAATGGGTTATTACAAGCACAGGAAGAAGACTTACTCGCTGCGGCCTATTTATCCCGTGTTTATGATCCCCAATTACTCAATTCAGTGCTACAATCAGCGCGATCGGGTCGGGTAATGGATGTGATCGAGCGATCGCTGAAAAACCGTTTCATTCAAAACAATTTCTCCATTGCGGGGGTGGGTTACTTAAGATATGAAGATCGAGATGCCATTCCCCAAGCAGCCGATTTTCTAGTAACTGAAGAGAATATTCACACCGCCTTGGTTTATGGTATTATCCATGACCAAGAGCATGAAATTGAAGTAGTGATCGGTTCTTTACGCACCAATAAACTCACCCTAGATCCCGATGAATTTCTCAAAGAAGCTTTAGGAAAAGATGCTCAAGGGCGTTATTATGGTGGCGGTAGAGAGATGGCTGGTGGCTTTGAGATTTCCATGGGCTTTTTTGGCGGCGGCAATGATGACAGCGATTATACTAAGTTGAAATGGGAATTAGTAGATGCCCAAATTAAACAAAAACTCTTGCGTTTAGTTAATCCTAAAAATCAAGTCATTCATGCTTAG
- a CDS encoding ABC transporter permease codes for MKWFIKKVLTILSVYYANMLEYRAEIFLWVLSGSLPIILMGVWVEAAQGGKFVLSATEFARYFFAVFQIRQFTNVWVIWDFEKEVIEGKLSFKLLQPFDPAWHHIARHIAEKFTRLPLAIFLTVLFFALYPQAFWIPNILNILLCLMTMVMAFTLRFLIQYTFAMGAFWTERATAIQQFWFLFDIFLSGIAAPLDVFPSTVRDIVMWTPFPYTVYFPVALLLDFPVNIMSGFLIMFGWIVIFAILNRWLWKLGLKQYSGMGA; via the coding sequence ATGAAGTGGTTTATTAAAAAAGTCTTGACTATTCTTTCGGTTTATTATGCCAATATGTTAGAGTATCGGGCAGAAATTTTTTTATGGGTTTTATCGGGTTCCCTGCCTATTATTTTAATGGGGGTTTGGGTAGAGGCTGCCCAAGGGGGAAAGTTTGTCTTAAGTGCGACGGAATTTGCTCGTTATTTTTTTGCTGTTTTCCAAATTCGTCAATTTACTAATGTTTGGGTGATTTGGGATTTTGAAAAAGAAGTTATTGAAGGAAAATTATCTTTTAAATTATTACAACCTTTTGATCCGGCATGGCATCATATAGCTAGACATATTGCTGAAAAATTTACTCGTCTTCCTTTAGCTATTTTTCTCACAGTTTTATTTTTTGCTCTTTATCCCCAAGCTTTTTGGATACCCAATATCCTCAATATTCTTCTATGTTTAATGACGATGGTAATGGCTTTTACTTTACGATTTTTAATTCAATATACCTTTGCCATGGGTGCTTTTTGGACAGAAAGAGCAACTGCTATTCAACAATTTTGGTTCTTATTTGATATATTTTTATCAGGGATCGCGGCACCTTTAGATGTTTTTCCCTCTACTGTCCGTGATATTGTTATGTGGACACCTTTTCCTTATACTGTTTATTTTCCTGTGGCTTTATTGCTTGATTTTCCGGTTAATATAATGAGTGGTTTTTTGATTATGTTCGGTTGGATAGTAATTTTTGCTATTCTTAATCGTTGGTTATGGAAATTAGGATTAAAACAATATTCAGGCATGGGAGCATAG
- a CDS encoding Eco57I restriction-modification methylase domain-containing protein, whose translation MKLNRQRVQKYLKAFDFESLFIEELFWDNVDISIPPIIIDKDSYSLQAIAQKRGLVIYACLTENEPIPPQNSRQRIDTEVTKYTHEHLIIYGCLKSGQQVWQWVKREGEKRPILKETNFNIKQSGELLIQNLEKIAVSLEEEEIINLPEMTQRVKKGFDIEKVTKEFFGKFQQKHLQLVGFIEGIDNNKDASWYASVILNRLMFIYFLQKKGFLDDGNTDYLQDKLDESEQKGKDLYYQEFLKSLFFQGFGQREELRSDAVNQLIGKIKYLNGGLFLPHSIEVKYQDKIKIADLGFTEIFSLFSSYTWHLDDRPTGKDDEINPDVLGYIFEKYINQKEFGAYYTRPEITEYLCQRTIDKFIVTQASSLLSSSNNQDGCVTDNLDNNICNLLLDDILPNLSILDPACGSAAFLVAALKHLISIYTSIFDYIKQSGDEKNKTRLQEIMTRHPSLEYYIKKRIITNNLYGIDIMEEATEIAKLRLFLSLVASAKTVDDLEPLPNIDFNIMAGNSLIGLIRVDGNAFDSISNKKNKSSNVNDESTQINLLEPTFIQGSLLSQLAASEYERILKEKNESIRKYKEHAFLQGEVKGTSQTDRLQMLRDHIEKVNRESIAKLNQLLLDEFSIKLGIKYEEVQLKGKAKKRLLNIADMEALKPFHWGYHFDEIIDRGGFDIIITNPPWEIFKPQAKEFFASYSDLVTKNKMDIKTFEKQQKQLLENAEVASAWLDYQSQYPHVSLYYRSAEQYLNQISVVNGKKQGTDINLYKLFLEQTFNLLQSHGRCGIIIPTGIYTDLGTKQLREMLFSQTELGKLFSLSNERFIFEGVDHRFKFCLLDFEKGSQTSSFKAIFRIDPREAIRKEELGQFLNDESKLVDIDINLVRQLSPDSISVMEFKTDLDITIAKKMSQFPLLGEQIEDTWNLKLTSEFHMTNDSHLFKTEPAKRRLPLYEGKMIHQFTHNYAQPRYWIDEAEGRQTVLGKKGVDKGQILDYQCYRLAYRAIARNTDQRTLIFSVIPPCFTGNSLNISESLEHKYQLLCVSFLNSFLVDWLLRQKVSANINMFYIYQLPVPRLTEKDAYFKEIVERAAKLICTTPEYDELAQEVGLGSHKNGVTSETERAKLRAELDGMIAHLYGLNETEFSHILNTFPIVAEEVKQDALMAYREYFVLPNLIC comes from the coding sequence ATGAAATTAAACCGTCAACGAGTGCAGAAATACCTCAAAGCTTTTGATTTTGAATCCTTATTTATTGAGGAATTATTTTGGGATAATGTTGATATTTCTATTCCTCCTATTATTATAGATAAAGACTCATATTCTTTACAGGCGATCGCTCAAAAACGTGGGTTAGTTATTTACGCTTGTCTGACAGAAAATGAACCTATACCCCCTCAAAACAGTCGTCAACGAATTGATACAGAGGTCACTAAATATACCCATGAACATCTGATTATTTATGGTTGTTTAAAGTCGGGTCAACAAGTTTGGCAATGGGTAAAACGAGAGGGTGAAAAACGTCCTATTCTCAAAGAAACCAACTTTAATATCAAACAGTCGGGAGAGTTATTAATTCAGAACTTAGAAAAGATAGCGGTTTCTTTAGAGGAGGAAGAAATCATTAATTTACCTGAAATGACTCAACGGGTTAAGAAAGGGTTTGATATTGAAAAAGTAACTAAGGAATTTTTTGGTAAGTTTCAACAAAAGCATTTACAATTAGTTGGTTTTATTGAAGGAATTGATAATAATAAGGATGCGTCTTGGTATGCTTCTGTTATTTTAAATCGTTTGATGTTTATTTATTTCCTGCAAAAGAAAGGGTTTTTAGATGATGGTAATACGGATTATCTGCAAGATAAGTTAGATGAAAGTGAACAAAAAGGGAAAGATTTATATTATCAAGAGTTCTTAAAAAGTTTATTTTTTCAAGGGTTTGGTCAACGAGAAGAATTAAGAAGTGATGCAGTTAATCAATTAATTGGTAAGATTAAATATTTGAATGGGGGCTTATTTTTACCTCATTCTATTGAAGTGAAATATCAGGATAAAATTAAGATAGCGGATCTGGGTTTCACGGAAATCTTTAGTTTATTTTCTAGTTATACTTGGCATTTAGATGATAGACCAACGGGTAAAGATGACGAGATTAATCCTGATGTGTTAGGCTATATTTTTGAGAAGTATATTAACCAAAAAGAATTTGGTGCTTATTATACTCGTCCCGAAATTACTGAATATTTATGTCAGCGTACTATTGATAAATTCATTGTAACACAGGCTTCTAGCCTGTTATCTTCTTCTAACAACCAAGATGGTTGTGTTACTGATAATTTAGATAACAACATCTGTAATCTATTGTTAGATGATATTTTACCTAATCTTTCAATTTTAGATCCTGCTTGTGGAAGTGCGGCTTTTTTAGTCGCTGCTTTAAAGCATTTAATTAGTATTTATACCAGCATTTTTGATTATATTAAACAGTCTGGAGATGAAAAAAATAAAACCCGTTTACAAGAAATTATGACTCGTCATCCTTCTTTAGAATATTATATTAAAAAGCGTATCATTACCAATAATTTATATGGTATTGATATCATGGAAGAAGCGACGGAAATTGCTAAATTACGTCTCTTTTTAAGTTTAGTTGCTTCTGCGAAAACAGTGGATGATTTAGAACCCTTACCTAATATTGATTTTAATATTATGGCAGGTAATTCTTTAATTGGTTTAATTCGTGTTGATGGTAATGCTTTTGATAGTATTAGTAATAAAAAAAATAAGTCTTCAAATGTTAACGATGAAAGCACTCAAATTAATTTATTAGAACCTACTTTTATTCAAGGAAGTTTATTATCTCAGCTTGCAGCATCAGAATATGAACGTATTTTGAAAGAGAAAAATGAGAGTATTCGTAAGTATAAAGAACACGCTTTTTTGCAAGGAGAAGTAAAGGGAACGTCTCAAACTGATAGATTACAAATGTTGAGAGATCATATTGAAAAAGTTAACCGTGAATCTATCGCTAAGTTAAATCAATTATTATTAGATGAGTTTAGCATTAAGTTGGGGATTAAATATGAGGAAGTACAACTTAAAGGAAAAGCTAAAAAGCGTCTTTTAAATATTGCAGACATGGAAGCGTTAAAACCCTTTCATTGGGGTTATCATTTTGATGAGATTATTGATAGAGGAGGATTTGATATCATCATTACTAACCCTCCTTGGGAGATTTTTAAACCCCAAGCAAAAGAGTTTTTTGCAAGTTATAGCGACTTGGTGACTAAAAATAAGATGGATATTAAAACGTTTGAGAAACAACAGAAACAACTCTTAGAAAATGCTGAGGTTGCTAGTGCATGGTTAGACTATCAAAGTCAATATCCTCATGTGAGTTTATATTATCGCAGTGCGGAACAATATCTTAATCAAATATCAGTGGTAAATGGCAAAAAACAGGGAACAGATATTAATTTATATAAGTTATTTTTAGAACAAACGTTTAATTTATTACAATCTCATGGACGTTGTGGAATTATTATTCCTACAGGAATTTATACAGATTTAGGGACAAAACAACTTAGAGAAATGTTATTTTCTCAAACTGAATTAGGAAAATTATTTAGTTTATCAAATGAAAGATTTATCTTTGAAGGGGTTGATCATCGCTTTAAATTCTGTTTATTAGATTTTGAAAAAGGAAGTCAAACTTCTTCTTTTAAAGCTATCTTTCGCATAGATCCTAGAGAAGCAATAAGAAAGGAAGAATTAGGTCAATTTCTTAATGATGAATCGAAATTAGTTGATATTGATATTAATCTCGTTCGTCAATTATCCCCTGATTCTATTTCAGTGATGGAGTTTAAAACAGATTTAGATATTACTATCGCTAAAAAGATGAGTCAGTTTCCTTTATTGGGGGAACAAATAGAAGACACATGGAATTTAAAATTAACCTCAGAATTTCACATGACTAATGATAGTCATTTATTTAAAACTGAACCAGCAAAAAGAAGATTACCTTTATATGAAGGAAAAATGATACATCAATTTACTCATAATTATGCACAACCTCGTTATTGGATAGATGAAGCAGAAGGAAGACAAACTGTATTAGGTAAAAAAGGCGTTGATAAGGGTCAAATATTAGATTATCAGTGTTATAGATTAGCTTATCGTGCTATTGCAAGGAATACAGATCAAAGAACTTTAATTTTTTCAGTAATTCCACCCTGTTTTACTGGTAATTCTCTAAATATTTCAGAAAGTTTAGAGCATAAATATCAATTATTGTGTGTTTCTTTTCTTAATTCTTTTCTAGTTGATTGGTTGTTAAGACAAAAAGTATCAGCTAATATTAATATGTTCTATATTTATCAATTACCCGTTCCCAGACTAACAGAAAAAGATGCTTATTTTAAGGAAATTGTAGAACGTGCAGCTAAACTAATTTGTACGACCCCAGAATATGACGAATTAGCCCAAGAAGTCGGGTTAGGTAGTCATAAAAATGGTGTCACCAGCGAAACAGAAAGAGCCAAATTACGGGCAGAATTAGATGGAATGATAGCCCACTTATACGGGTTAAATGAAACAGAATTTAGTCATATATTAAACACCTTTCCCATTGTTGCTGAGGAAGTTAAACAAGATGCTTTGATGGCGTATCGAGAATATTTTGTTCTACCGAACTTAATCTGCTAA
- the tumA gene encoding antitoxin TumA, which yields MRKQTIQYTSSLDALIAVTKRLSLYENQHQMNSEDFYRQYNQGILSDDVTFIEWANDYRHYLALHQELEQRLNNVA from the coding sequence ATGCGTAAACAGACTATTCAATATACATCATCCTTAGATGCTTTAATTGCTGTTACGAAACGACTTAGTTTGTATGAAAATCAACATCAAATGAACTCTGAAGATTTTTATCGCCAGTACAATCAAGGAATATTATCAGATGATGTCACTTTTATAGAATGGGCTAATGATTATCGTCATTATCTTGCCTTGCATCAAGAATTAGAACAACGATTAAACAATGTTGCTTAA